From Xiphophorus hellerii strain 12219 chromosome 20, Xiphophorus_hellerii-4.1, whole genome shotgun sequence, the proteins below share one genomic window:
- the cxxc1b gene encoding CXXC-type zinc finger protein 1b produces the protein MDSELSDVDTAPGPESSSMEGENAPLYCICRKPDINCFMIGCDNCNEWFHGHCINITEKMAKAIQEWYCMSCRDENPLLEVKYRSKKSREKEPDSDRTERQYSTPSTPDYRSDRRRGSKVKRSVRMCGECEPCRRTEDCAQCDFCKDMKKFGGPNKIRQKCRFRQCEVRARKMLRVKEEELSLRERRENSHHRRRRYSEDYDSEAELYQQYRAAGLGGDLAWGSDDDDDEPAFSPVMRKKAIKVKHVKRREKKIEKKKESRRHKQKQKHRDKSRHSERGDLRDSGGMRQCLGPNCVKGARPNSKYCSEDCGMKLAANRIYEILPQRIQQWQQSPCIAEEHGKKQLERIRRDQQNARLRLTDMERRFHELEGIIAKAKQQAVQQDEEVNEGEGDDTDLQIFCVSCGHPINPKVALRHMERCYAKYESQTSFGSMYPTRIEGATRLFCDVYNPQSKTYCKRLQVLCPEHSRDPKVPVDEVCGCPLVKNVFEPTGDYCRVSKRKCNKHYNWEKLRRAEVDLERVRVWYKLDELFEQERNVRTAMTNRAGLLALMLHQTIQHDPLTTDLRSNKDR, from the exons ATG GACAGTGAGCTGTCGGACGTGGACACTGCGCCGGGCCCCGAGAGCAGCAGCATGGAGGGGGAAAACGCTCCGCTTTACTGCATTTGCCGAAAGCCAGACATCAACTGCTTCATGAT CGGCTGCGACAATTGCAACGAGTGGTTCCACGGGCACTGCATCAACATCACGGAGAAGATGGCCAAGGCCATCCAGGAGTGGTACTGCATGAGCTGCAGAG acgagAACCCACTGCTGGAAGTCAAATACAGATCCAAGAAAAGCCGAGAGAAGGAGCCGGACTCGGACAGAACCGAGCGACAGTACAGCACGCCGAGCACGCCGGACTACAGAAGCGACAGACGGCGCGGATCTAAA GTCAAACGTTCGGTGCGCATGTGCGGGGAATGCGAGCCGTGCAGGCGGACCGAGGACTGCGCCCAGTGCGACTTCTGCAAGGACATGAAGAAGTTCGGAGGGCCCAATAAAATCCGACAGAAGTGCCGCTTCAGGCAGTGCGAGGTTCGAGCCAGG AAAATGCTGCGCGTGAAGGAGGAGGAGCTCTCCCTGCGCGAGAGGAGGGAGAACTCCCACCACAGAAGAAGACGGTACTCCGAGGACTACGACAGCGAGGCGGAGCTCTACCAGCAGTACAGGGCGGCGGGACTCGGCGGCGACCTG GCGTGGGGGAgcgacgacgacgacgatgaGCCAGCTTTCAGCCCCGTCATGCGGAAGAAAGCCATCAAGGTGAAGCACGTCAAGAGGCGGGAAAAGAAGATTGAGAAAAAG AAAGAGTCGCGGCGCCAcaagcagaagcagaagcaCAGGGACAAAAGCCGGCACAGCGAGCGGGGGGATCTGCGGGATAGCGGGGGGATGCGTCAGTGTCTGGGACCCAACTGTGTGAAAGGAGCCAGGCCCAACTCCAAGTACTGCTCCGAGGACTGCGGCATGAAGCTGGCAGCCAA CCGGATCTACGAGATCCTCCCTCAGCGGATCCAGCAGTGGCAACAGAGTCCCTGCATCGCCGAGGAGCACGGCAAGAAGCAGCTGGAGCGCATCCGCCGGGACCAGCAGAACGCCCGGCTCCGCCTCACCGACATGGAGCGGCGCTTCCACGAGCTGGAGGGCATCATCGCCAAGGCCAAGCAGCAGGCGGTTCAGCAGGACGAGGAG GTGAACGAAGGTGAGGGCGACGACACAGACCTCCAGATTTTCTGCGTGTCCTGCGGTCATCCCATTAATCCGAAAGTGGCGCTGAGACACATGGAGAGATGCTACGCCAAG TACGAGAGCCAGACGTCCTTTGGTTCCATGTATCCAACAAGAATAGAGGG TGCCACCAGACTCTTCTGTGACGTGTACAACCCCCAGAGCAAGACCTACTGCAAGAGGCTGCAGGTTCTGTGTCCAGAACATTCCAGAGATCCAAAG gtgCCGGTAGACGAGGTGTGCGGTTGCCCTCTGGTGAAGAACGTGTTTGAGCCGACAGGAGACTACTGCAGGGTGTCCAAAAGGAAATGCAACAAACATTACAACTGGGAAAAGCTGAGAAGAGCTGAGGTGGACTTGGAGCGGGTCAGAGTG TGGTACAAGCTGGACGAGCTTTTTGAGCAGGAGCGGAACGTCAGGACCGCAATGACCAACAGGGCCGGTCTGCTGGCTCTGATGTTGCACCAGACCATCCAGCACGACCCGCTGACGACTGATCTCCGTAGCAACAAGGATAGGTAG